Proteins encoded by one window of Cyclobacteriaceae bacterium:
- the murA gene encoding UDP-N-acetylglucosamine 1-carboxyvinyltransferase — MSIFRIKGGKKLKGEITPQGAKNEALQIISAVLLTDQPVTIHNIPDIRDVNKLIELVGDLGCKVEKLNEGAYRFTAAKINTHFLETNEYRSKAAALRGSVMLLGPILARFGKASIPKPGGDKIGRRRLDTHFIGFQKLGARFNFNADDHLFHIDASELKGTYMLLDEASVTGTANIIMAAVLAKGKTTIYNAACEPYLQQLCLMLNRMGANISGIGSNLIIIEGVQKLKGTEHTLLPDMIEIGSFIGLAAMTQSEITIKNCRIDMLGIIPEIFRRLGIKMEFRGDDIYIPAQDHYEIETFIDGSILTISDAPWPGFTPDLISIVLVVATQAKGTVLIHQKMFESRLFFVDKLIDMGAQIILCDPHRANVIGLDRRQQLKGIKMASPDIRAGVALLIAALSANGVSEISSIDQIDRGYQNIDGRLKKLGAEIERI; from the coding sequence ATGAGTATATTCCGAATAAAGGGCGGCAAAAAACTAAAGGGTGAAATAACACCACAAGGCGCCAAGAACGAAGCCCTTCAAATTATCAGCGCAGTATTACTCACCGATCAGCCGGTAACCATCCACAACATTCCTGACATACGTGATGTAAACAAACTCATTGAGTTGGTTGGCGATTTAGGCTGCAAGGTTGAGAAACTCAATGAAGGCGCTTATCGCTTTACGGCCGCAAAGATCAACACCCATTTTCTTGAAACCAATGAATACCGTAGCAAGGCAGCTGCATTGCGCGGCTCGGTAATGTTATTAGGTCCGATTTTGGCACGCTTTGGAAAAGCCAGCATACCCAAACCCGGTGGCGACAAAATTGGGAGAAGAAGACTAGATACTCACTTCATTGGATTTCAGAAACTAGGTGCCCGGTTCAACTTCAATGCTGACGACCACTTGTTCCACATTGATGCCTCCGAATTGAAAGGTACCTACATGTTGTTGGATGAAGCCTCGGTTACCGGAACAGCAAACATCATCATGGCTGCTGTTTTGGCGAAAGGCAAAACAACCATCTACAACGCAGCCTGCGAACCTTACTTGCAACAGCTTTGCCTGATGTTGAACCGCATGGGCGCAAACATCAGCGGCATTGGCTCAAACCTGATTATAATTGAAGGTGTGCAGAAACTTAAAGGCACCGAACACACCTTACTGCCCGACATGATTGAGATCGGAAGTTTTATTGGCTTGGCTGCGATGACCCAATCTGAAATTACCATCAAGAATTGCCGGATTGATATGCTGGGCATTATTCCCGAAATCTTCAGACGATTAGGCATTAAGATGGAATTTCGCGGAGACGATATTTACATTCCCGCTCAGGATCATTATGAAATCGAAACTTTCATAGATGGCTCTATCTTAACTATTTCTGATGCGCCTTGGCCTGGATTTACGCCAGACTTGATCAGCATTGTGTTGGTGGTGGCTACACAAGCCAAAGGCACCGTATTGATTCACCAGAAGATGTTTGAAAGCCGTTTGTTCTTCGTGGATAAGCTAATCGACATGGGCGCGCAGATTATTTTATGTGATCCGCATCGCGCCAACGTAATCGGCCTTGACCGGAGGCAACAACTGAAGGGTATTAAGATGGCTTCACCCGATATTCGTGCAGGGGTTGCCTTATTAATTGCAGCGTTATCCGCAAACGGTGTGAGTGAAATTTCAAGTATTGACCAGATTGACAGGGGATATCAGAATATAGATGGCAGATTAAAAAAGCTGGGGGCAGAAATTGAACGTATATGA
- a CDS encoding outer membrane beta-barrel protein, whose protein sequence is MSNSGERIFTPEQIQVITLGEFGEFVSRDFESKRTIFQIHVSGTLTLLSQDQNFFLEKENKIYKLESKGDIVAVGGQPVQHVSKKYIGVITYLTQDCQELQNELTKLKPREKSLTDFVIAYNKCVNAESYISEYTKRKLKPSINLSIGYSNSTYKFRLSQSSQFTNEVLIDHTGSIGIGLEYRLNKFNTKTTFIPELRFSHFSYSQTRPDESGGLLYDTDSFSLSWSELKALNILKQKINRKNSLFLTAGWSVSAIFNSNVQRIQVNETNGTTKTSKPFDFKNVQFGMMVGAGYDFPLKTNKSITIEARYNYENGVGRESKFQSATHHLIQILIGVRFNSDH, encoded by the coding sequence ATGTCAAATTCAGGTGAGCGTATATTCACACCCGAACAAATTCAAGTTATTACCTTGGGTGAATTTGGTGAATTTGTATCAAGGGATTTTGAAAGTAAACGAACCATCTTTCAAATTCATGTTTCAGGTACTTTAACCTTGCTAAGTCAGGATCAAAATTTCTTTTTAGAAAAAGAAAATAAAATCTATAAACTGGAGTCAAAAGGTGATATCGTAGCTGTTGGTGGGCAACCAGTTCAACACGTGAGTAAAAAGTATATTGGAGTAATAACCTACCTGACCCAGGACTGTCAGGAACTACAAAATGAACTAACCAAACTGAAACCTCGCGAAAAATCGTTGACAGATTTTGTAATAGCTTACAACAAGTGTGTAAATGCTGAAAGTTACATTTCTGAATACACCAAGCGGAAATTAAAGCCCTCTATTAACCTTTCAATTGGATACAGTAACAGTACTTATAAATTTAGACTTTCACAATCTTCACAATTCACCAATGAAGTATTAATTGATCATACCGGAAGTATCGGAATAGGGCTTGAATATCGACTCAATAAATTTAATACTAAAACTACTTTTATTCCTGAACTTCGGTTCAGTCACTTCTCTTACAGCCAAACTCGACCTGACGAATCCGGTGGCTTACTTTACGACACAGACAGTTTTTCATTAAGCTGGTCGGAGCTCAAAGCATTGAATATCTTAAAGCAAAAAATCAATAGAAAAAATTCACTGTTTCTTACAGCTGGGTGGAGCGTGTCAGCAATTTTCAATTCAAATGTGCAGCGTATTCAAGTAAACGAAACAAACGGAACAACCAAGACCTCAAAACCCTTTGATTTCAAAAATGTACAATTTGGTATGATGGTGGGTGCTGGATACGACTTTCCATTGAAAACCAATAAATCGATCACTATTGAGGCCCGTTACAATTATGAAAACGGAGTTGGACGCGAATCAAAGTTTCAATCAGCAACACACCACCTCATTCAAATTCTAA